The genome window TTTTTTGGATAGAGAGTTGTAATACATCCATTGGTAATCTGTCTAGTAACTTGTGCTTTCTGGTTTTTacataataaaaaaactaattGAGTCGGTGGTAACATGCTATAATATTGGATGTACACAAAGCACTACATTGTTTTACTCCTTTGCCTGATAAAATCTGATTGATGCAAGATATTAGACTAATTTACATTTTCTATGAGAAATTTATTGACGACTCCGTTTATAAGGCTACATTCTAGGTTCCGTTCTTCTGTAATAACTAATAATGTAGTGGTCAATTTTTTTCGTATTcatttaattaatcaatttattttcCACTTCTCTAGCATTTGCCtttgatatttttcaataaatgaaGTATGTAGTATAAAAAAATTGACCTTCCAGATATCTTTCAGTATTTAAGTCTTGAATTGAACCATTATGTCCATATTAATGTTATTCTCATTAGATGGAGCAAACTTGAAGGCTCTAATCAGGTTCCTAGTACAGTTCATTCCGTAAAATATTGCATGTGGAATAAGTGGAACTGTTGCTGAAATTGTTTGAATACCCATCCTGTTAGACAAGTCGACAAATAATCTTCATCTCCTTGCTGATAATCTTTCTCTAACTAATACTTCCGTATGATTTACCATCTAATGGGGTTATTAACTTATTATCTATCTAAATTTTTGCATGCATGTCTAGATCTGATATGGCAAGCTTAAGCATTTGTAGTATTACTGTTTCTTGGAATTTCTCTGTCTTCTATAACTGGATCCGTTATCATTAAATTTGTTCAATATCCACTTTGTACAGAAAGGTAATACAAATCAGTTCATTTATGGAGGGTGGTGGTCTGTCTGGTGGACGGGTAGATACAGTATGGTACTCTCCAAGGCAGCCTTTTTCCACAAAAAGTATCTTAGTATGTATACTAACAACATGCCAGCATCAATAAGAGAATACACCACCAAAAACAGGTTTTTTTCTGCTTCATAAGTCCTATTATCTACCTAGTTCTTTATTCATTATTATGTTTATAACTTGCAAATCAACCTCAAAGAAGCCTATTATGTATCGTTTTTCCTGATTGGATGGACCAGGAATTGCGAAGATATTGCGATGTCATTCCTCGTTGCAAACGTAACAGGTGCACCTCCCATTTGGGTTAAAGGTAACGAACCTTCAAGTTAGCCTTATACTATTACTGTAATACATTTGGTTGATACTTTTTGTGAGTTATTGCCATCCTCTGTTACTAAGAATCAGTCCATAAATTCATGTCAACGCAAGCCTTAATTACATGTCATTGAGGACAGcacatcattattattattatggtgTTTATTGTAGGTAAAATTAATGAAATCGGGTCAACTGGTATCAGTAGCTTGGGTGGTCACACCGAAAAGAGGACGGAATGTGTTAATAGGTTTGTGGCTGAATACGGACGGATGCCTTTGATATCAACGTCTGTAAAAGCCATTGATAGCCGTGACTCCTGGTTTTGGTGATGGAGAAATTATTCATCCTTTTTGACTTGTGCAATTTCCACTCTTCCGCAGGATATTATAAACTTCCATTAGTCCCTAACTGCTATAATTTTTGATGCTATAGGATATAGCTTGTATGATATAATGCCATACTTGTAAACGACTACATATATATTGTGACAGGTTAACAACTCAAGTTACTTAACAATCCAACttgtttgtaatttgtatttgtaACAATCACTTGAGCCCAAAATTTTGACCAAATAAGGCATTTCCTTTTTGTAGTAACGTAAGTAGAGCAGGGCAGTACTATTGTATTTCCGAAGATATTCAGTTTGAAGTTAAAGTACATTGTACACAATGTCTCTTTTGACTTCTTAGATAACCTGCATCGACCCAACTAAATTGGACATGGACACCATATTATATGTGAATTATTTCTTCTCTCCTCAACATCAAGGGAAGAGTTGCTTGATCATAGCCATTTTCTCATCTTAATGGCTTTATTTTCTTCAATCCTCTACAAAATCGTAAGCAACtatttcaaaattcacttaTCAGTACACTTGCCTGCTCTTCAAGCTATGCCCCTAACAGTGCCAGATATGGTGAATATGTGCTGTTCTTGAGCAAGATGCTCAGGGGTCATGAAGAGAATCACTTCTTTACAAGGCCTTGCTGTTATTCTGAGATGTATCAAGCGGAAAACATGTTTCTTCACCACCGGTGTTCCATAAGAAATTGGCATATCTGGATGCATGATACGAATTGTCTGGTTCAGCTGCCATGGCTTGTATGTATTTCTCTTCTGCTCCCCACAAGTCCTTTCTCACTTTCCACAAGAAATTGGCATAGTGGCTCATGGATTCTGCATCCGGTGGTTCTACTTGTATTGCGCGTTTGAAGCACTCCTCAGCCCTGTAAAAAACCTCCAACTTTAGGTTACCGATAAAAATAGTGCACAAACTCTTCTGAGTAATATCAGTACAAATCATTGCAACAGTCAATAACTTCTTACATTTATAATTTAGCAATTTATCTTGGTGTCGATTGTCATGTTTTCTCTGCCAGACCATATCAGTAATATATACTTTCATCAACAAATTCAAtccttatttaattattaaaaatcagCGCAACAAAATAACCACCAACTATATATCATAACATAACATCATTCATAATCAAATGAAACCATAACTTTCGATAAATTTACCTGTCATAATCATGGGCAACCAGGTGAAGAAATTGGGCATAATTGCAAAGAAGAAGTGAGTTGTCAGGATCTCGAGATAAACCCATCTGATATAACAGATCAGTTTTAAAATAGTCCATCTTATCGTCTGGTTCAATCTCCACTGTTACAGGCGATACAAACCATTGCAACTCGTCATGATCAGAAACAATGTCTTCCAGACCAGCCACTTGCATCTCTTTTGCTTCATCCACCATAGAGTTCCACAATTTTAGTTCCTCTACACTGTCAAGTTCCTGAGAAATTTCATCATCAGGAACATCACTTGGGTAGTCAAATGATGGTACTGATCTACTCAATCGTCTGTTATCatcaatactaataaaattgtGCTGTTTCATAGACAGTGCCTCCGTTGTGCTCTCATGTAATGGTCCCGTGATCAGAGGCGCTTCACTACCAATGTTATGTGCAGTGGCATATACACCGAAATTTGAAAGAAGCACCATCACATTAATCATCAGGTCTGGTGTCCTTGAAAACACTTGCTGAAACAACCACAAGAATGATACATGCATGTCGCGCTGTACCTTGGCTATAATCCCTTCTAAATCTTCATCACAAAGCACTTCTCGTATTTGTAATGCACAGCTTTGAAGCTCAATAATGATGAATTCCATGGAAGAGAATGCCTTCTGAAACGAACAAGAATAAAGTTTTCCTGTATCCCCAAAACCCCCGTGCCTCTGCTGCTTCTTCTTAATCATCCGAAGTGACAAAGGAATCTCCATGCTGTTCACCTTTCTCTCTATGCTGGCACGCAAAACCTCTTCTCTCTCAGGCCAAATTGGTGGGCTGGGTCTTATTCCTAACCTTAGAGGCTCTAGGTAATCAAGCTTCAATCGCGAAAAGGTCCCAGTTTCAGTATACTCGCTCCTCCTATGTTCGCTTATTAAGAAATTCGACTCAGAGAGTGTACAAATAGGATTAGTCTTGCTATTTTCTTCATCAATAACACCATCACAAGATAACTCGAAACTCTGGGCTAACTCCTTAATATACTCTGAAGAAAATTCATCGGATACATCATCTAGGTTGGCACTACACGAACGTCTAATCGTTCCACCTCTTGTAACAGGTCCCCTGAACAACCTAAACTCTTGAGGTATCTTAGTACTAGAAGACAAAATTGATGAACTTATCCTACTTGAGCTGGGCATTTGAGAAGTAAAAGACTGAGGAAGTACATTATGTGACCATTGACATGCCACAAGCTTAAATCTCATATTTGGAGTAGAACTTGCTAAACCAAAGGGGAAACAAGTACTGATTTATAGTGCAAAATAAACAAGAGAATCAGTCAAATAATAACAGATTGCCCGTGTATAAAGACACACTTTAAGGTACTTGTTGACTTGTGATTGGCTCTTGCAAGGTAAGCTGAAAGTCCTAAACTTGTTTTTGGTTCAATAATTCAGATCAAACATGTGATATACAGATGAAAAGgctaaatttcaaattatatggcCAACTTTCACTACCATTTCACACCAAAATTGCAGATATAACACACAGATGTGAcacaaagatatataaaaaaaatatgggccagttcctttaaaaaaaatctttaaatacCCATATATTCAGATGACATATTCAAGAAATAGCAGAGATTATGTAAAAATCGAAATTTTACCCAGGCGAGTGAATATGATGGTTCCTCTCTTGATGCGAAAAAATCTTGATTAGAGAAAGAAAGCATGAAAGTTGAAAGGGCAGGAGAATAATTGAAGAAATGGAGGTAGTTGAGAGGTGTAAGAATCATGTAATGAAGGGGAAGAGTTGGATGATGAAGAGTTGTTCAAGGGATGTGCATGCACAAGACTAGTCACTGTTGTTcagttttttttgtttcagtTGCGAGTCATGTGCCCTTTGGCTAGCTTTGTTTGACACGTGCTTGCTCCTTGTAGTTTACACGTGGAGGTTTATTATTCATCCATATCTTGTTGTCACATGTGTAGCACGCATTTCGATGTTACTGTAAATAGTAACTGTTCACCGAGATTCTGCTTAGTAATCATTGATTTTCTGTAATTAACGTTATTCATGTTCACTAATCTTCTTTTTAGTGAAAATCTAACTAGCAACACTTCTAATTTCTAAACGCTTTTACATACACACTTTAATAGACAGACATATGGTCGAGAGCCAGGCTTCTCCAATTTGAgttgattaaataatttaaattcgaGTGTTAAACAGGGATacattataaatttcaaatttggaATCCAGATTTTGCGATTCGATAATGATAAGTTGCAATttgaattatcaaattaatctTAACAGATATGGATAAAATTTAGATTATGATATAATTGGATTGAGTCTGCTTCAATTTAGCGTTAAATTTACTAAgatattacataattttatcataatacaTTTAtagcataaaaataataaaatccaaGACATAGTTGATTATAATCGTGAGTCAAATAACTTATATCAAGAATACATATTAGGAGCCTAAACATGATtcttaacttaattttttatagtaaaaattcatcattttcttcatattatttatttctatattaataaacataaaaacCAAATAAGGTATACACAAAACATTGTTagaatctaaaatatatattaattttcttaaaattatatatttgatataaggGCCGTTTGGGTGGGTTTAAAacaagtgcttcttgcttaaagtaaaaaaatgaagtagaagttggaagcaagttaagacttataagtgataaaagtgtttggaaaataagtagaagccgtgaGACGAAAGCTAACATTTGTAGTTTTTTATAAATAcctcttgacttattacacaaacgctacaaataagtgcttctaatttATAATTCTAGAAGCCAGACTTATAAACCTGTGCCAAACACCGCATAATATTTAAAAGTCAATTAAAAGCTTTGGAGGTGCTCGTATATTCCGGACCGTGCTAAG of Daucus carota subsp. sativus chromosome 3, DH1 v3.0, whole genome shotgun sequence contains these proteins:
- the LOC108215469 gene encoding uncharacterized protein LOC108215469; the protein is MRFKLVACQWSHNVLPQSFTSQMPSSSRISSSILSSSTKIPQEFRLFRGPVTRGGTIRRSCSANLDDVSDEFSSEYIKELAQSFELSCDGVIDEENSKTNPICTLSESNFLISEHRRSEYTETGTFSRLKLDYLEPLRLGIRPSPPIWPEREEVLRASIERKVNSMEIPLSLRMIKKKQQRHGGFGDTGKLYSCSFQKAFSSMEFIIIELQSCALQIREVLCDEDLEGIIAKVQRDMHVSFLWLFQQVFSRTPDLMINVMVLLSNFGVYATAHNIGSEAPLITGPLHESTTEALSMKQHNFISIDDNRRLSRSVPSFDYPSDVPDDEISQELDSVEELKLWNSMVDEAKEMQVAGLEDIVSDHDELQWFVSPVTVEIEPDDKMDYFKTDLLYQMGLSRDPDNSLLLCNYAQFLHLVAHDYDRAEECFKRAIQVEPPDAESMSHYANFLWKVRKDLWGAEEKYIQAMAAEPDNSYHASRYANFLWNTGGEETCFPLDTSQNNSKAL